The sequence CATCAGGTCTGCCGGCGCGGCGCCCAGGGAGTTGACCGCCTTGACGATGGTCTCCAGGGAGGTGCCCTCGGGCCAGACAAACATGGAGGCGTCCCCCTGATCGATGTTGATGCTGCTGTTGTTGGTCACTGCGGTGTTGCCCCCGGAGAAGGCGCCGGGCTGGCTCACCGAGGTCTGTTCGGTGATCGCCACCGTCAGGTTGCCGTGACTCACCGCCGCCTTCTGCACCCGGACGTCTGCGCCCATCACCACGGTGCCGGTGCGGCTGTTGAACACCACCCGGGCGGGGCGGCGCCCGGGCTGCACCTGCAGCTCCTCCAGCATCGACATGAAGGTCACCCGCTGACGGGGATCGCTGGGGGCGTGCACCCGCACCTTGGCGTTGCTCTGGGCCCGGGCCACGTCCGGGCCAAAGGTGTCGTTGATGACCCGCTCGATGTTGCGGGCGGTCTTGAAGCTCTGGTGCTTGAGGTTGAGGACAATGTCGTCGCCACTCTGGAAACTGCTGGGGATGGAGGCTTCCAGCAGGGCGCCATTGGGGATGGTCCCCACTGTGGGCACATTGATGGTCACCGAGGTGCCATCGCGCCCCTCGGCGGTAACCCCGCCCACCACCAGGTTGCCCTGGGCCACGGCGTACACC is a genomic window of Ferrimonas sp. YFM containing:
- a CDS encoding flagellar basal body P-ring protein FlgI — encoded protein: MRILFVLLLILSLPLPLVAAPQTRQMMDLVDVQGIRDNQLVGYGLVVGLTGTGDKSQVKFTAQSVVNMLKQFGVQIDGTSDPKLKNVAAVAIHASVPPLASPGQTLDVTVSSIGDAKSLRGGSLLMTPLRGVDGEVYAVAQGNLVVGGVTAEGRDGTSVTINVPTVGTIPNGALLEASIPSSFQSGDDIVLNLKHQSFKTARNIERVINDTFGPDVARAQSNAKVRVHAPSDPRQRVTFMSMLEELQVQPGRRPARVVFNSRTGTVVMGADVRVQKAAVSHGNLTVAITEQTSVSQPGAFSGGNTAVTNNSSINIDQGDASMFVWPEGTSLETIVKAVNSLGAAPADLMAILQALDEAGALDAELVVI